A part of Elusimicrobiota bacterium genomic DNA contains:
- a CDS encoding uroporphyrinogen decarboxylase family protein, translated as MIPKERMLTAMRNGKPDYVPVAPDMSNMIPCRLTKKPFWDIYLYNNPPKWKAYIDAVKYFGFDGWLEAVPVSYSPEPVPELLPSLWKEAIILKTDDRIYTRNHRTVSGKEEWSRTCNVYYIDNSPTHGVELSKLGMPTTTPTEWEDVKKVNNYKGTDAFYEAYEYMGDRGVVGLAVQMPGLNIKNPDSVYEYYDNPKKVIARCEKQTENAIATLKKHLELKPDFILIGNSGHMLSNPPPIFRDLSLYALKEFSKLCKSAGIPSQVHCCGPEYQLVKIAAEESDLSSINPLEIPPMGDCDLAKVKKEFGNKISLMGNLHTTDVMLRGSVKDVENAAKAAIDAAAHDGGFILSTGDQCGRDTPDENIFAMIETGRKYGKY; from the coding sequence ATGATACCGAAAGAACGTATGCTCACCGCGATGCGGAACGGTAAACCGGACTACGTACCTGTTGCCCCGGACATGTCAAACATGATCCCGTGTAGGTTAACCAAAAAACCGTTTTGGGACATATATTTGTATAACAACCCGCCGAAGTGGAAGGCGTATATCGACGCCGTAAAATATTTTGGGTTTGACGGCTGGCTCGAGGCAGTCCCGGTGTCGTACTCGCCGGAACCCGTACCTGAATTGTTACCATCATTGTGGAAGGAAGCGATTATCCTGAAAACCGACGACCGTATTTACACGCGTAACCACAGGACAGTCAGCGGGAAAGAAGAATGGTCCCGCACGTGTAATGTTTACTATATCGATAACTCGCCAACACACGGGGTTGAGCTTAGTAAGCTTGGAATGCCAACCACTACGCCAACTGAATGGGAAGATGTGAAGAAGGTTAACAACTATAAAGGTACCGACGCGTTCTATGAGGCGTATGAGTATATGGGTGACCGCGGGGTTGTAGGCCTTGCAGTACAGATGCCGGGTTTGAACATAAAAAACCCGGACTCTGTGTACGAGTATTATGATAATCCTAAGAAAGTTATCGCGCGGTGTGAGAAACAAACGGAGAACGCTATTGCTACACTAAAAAAACATTTGGAGCTAAAACCTGATTTCATTCTTATAGGTAATTCAGGGCATATGCTCAGCAACCCTCCACCGATTTTCCGTGACCTTTCGTTATACGCGTTGAAAGAGTTTAGTAAGTTGTGTAAATCCGCGGGTATCCCTAGCCAGGTGCATTGTTGCGGGCCGGAGTACCAGCTCGTAAAAATCGCTGCGGAAGAAAGCGATCTTTCAAGCATTAATCCTCTGGAGATCCCGCCGATGGGCGACTGCGACCTCGCTAAAGTGAAGAAAGAGTTTGGGAATAAGATTAGCCTCATGGGTAACCTTCATACGACTGATGTTATGTTACGCGGTAGCGTGAAAGACGTGGAGAACGCAGCAAAAGCTGCTATTGACGCTGCGGCTCACGACGGCGGGTTTATACTTTCTACGGGCGATCAGTGCGGGCGCGATACGCCGGATGAAAACATTTTCGCAATGATAGAAACTGGAAGAAAATACGGGAAGTACTGA